A genomic window from Peromyscus maniculatus bairdii isolate BWxNUB_F1_BW_parent chromosome 1, HU_Pman_BW_mat_3.1, whole genome shotgun sequence includes:
- the Mrps12 gene encoding small ribosomal subunit protein uS12m translates to MSWPGLLRGLTASLSRGLALGPQLWATRSMATLNQMHRLGRPKEAPKRLGPTEGRPQLKGVVLRTFIRKPKKPNSANRKCCRVRLSTGKEAVCFIPGEGHTLQEHHVVLVEGGRTQDLPGVKLKVVRGKYDCGHVQKKK, encoded by the exons ATGTCCTGGCCCGGCCTTCTCCGTGGCCTCACCGCGTCCCTCAGTCGTG GTCTGGCCCTAGGTCCCCAACTCTGGGCCACACGCTCTATGGCCACCCTGAACCAGATGCACCGCTTAGGCCGCCCGAAGGAAGCCCCCAAGCGTCTGGGTCCCACAGAGGGCCGGCCACAGCTGAAGGGTGTGGTGTTACGCACATTCATCAGAAAGCCGAAGAAGCCCAACTCTGCCAACCGCAAGTGCTGCCGAGTGCGCCTCAGCACGGGCAAAGAGGCCGTCTGCTTCATCCCTGGGGAGGGCCACACCCTGCAGGAGCACCATGTGGTCCTGGTGGAGGGCGGTCGCACCCAAGACCTGCCTGGGGTCAAACTCAAAGTTGTGAGGGGCAAGTATGACTGTGGCCACGTGCAAAAGAAGAAGTGA